In Paenibacillus phoenicis, one genomic interval encodes:
- a CDS encoding AraC family transcriptional regulator, with translation MNDYQERVDQVCKYIDAHLHHKLNLDQLAELSHFSKYHFSRIFASVTGETPFAYITKQRLARAAAYLRETNQSVLEIALGCGFESASSFNAAFKKHFGRTPTEMREQARQDRNISQADRNRQEAGAAPNPYHQTVKNNLLRRVWQMQATIVELPLMEVAYVRHVGSYLETYQAWAKLGMWAAQHQLFPPEQSFIGISLDDPAVTEEEECRYDACVTVPDTLSRADAPPEIGFQTLPGGLYAKFYFYDTPDKLALLYQSIFGNWLPDSEYDPDDRYCLEFSMNDPAQDPQGKAKVDLYIPIKARA, from the coding sequence ATGAACGATTACCAGGAAAGGGTCGACCAGGTCTGCAAATATATCGATGCGCATTTGCATCACAAGCTCAATTTGGATCAATTGGCAGAATTGTCCCACTTCTCCAAGTATCATTTCTCGCGGATTTTTGCCTCGGTGACGGGGGAGACGCCGTTTGCGTACATCACCAAGCAGCGCTTAGCCCGGGCCGCGGCTTACTTGCGGGAGACCAACCAATCCGTGCTGGAAATTGCGTTGGGATGCGGGTTTGAGTCTGCTTCGAGCTTTAATGCGGCGTTCAAGAAGCACTTTGGTCGTACACCAACCGAGATGCGAGAGCAAGCCCGGCAAGATCGCAATATTTCGCAAGCGGACCGCAATCGGCAGGAAGCCGGTGCCGCGCCAAACCCTTATCATCAAACTGTAAAAAACAATTTATTGAGGAGGGTTTGGCAAATGCAAGCCACGATTGTAGAGCTTCCTTTGATGGAAGTCGCGTATGTGAGACATGTCGGAAGTTATCTGGAAACCTATCAGGCATGGGCAAAGTTAGGCATGTGGGCGGCGCAGCATCAGCTGTTTCCGCCGGAGCAATCTTTTATCGGGATATCTCTGGATGATCCGGCGGTAACCGAAGAGGAGGAATGCCGATACGATGCCTGCGTCACCGTACCGGATACGCTAAGCCGTGCGGATGCGCCGCCGGAGATCGGCTTCCAAACGCTGCCGGGAGGGCTTTATGCCAAGTTTTATTTTTATGATACACCGGATAAGCTTGCGCTGCTGTACCAGAGCATATTCGGAAATTGGCTGCCGGACAGCGAATACGATCCGGATGATCGATACTGCCTGGAGTTTAGCATGAACGATCCGGCGCAGGACCCGCAAGGCAAGGCGAAGGTCGATTTATACATTCCGATCAAAGCAAGGGCATAA
- a CDS encoding YjjG family noncanonical pyrimidine nucleotidase yields MSYTHILFDADDTLFDYPKAENHALSRTLTEAGIPCTDEVMKAYQTINQQLWRDLEQGLVKQAALRTERFARLVQELGLTPWTQVEEISERYLELLGEGTFLLEGAYELCRDLNEAGFHLAIITNGIKKVQANRIAGSALAKMFEAVIVSEDTGYSKPHPGIFDYAFEALGLRPSDKSRVLIVGDSLTSDMKGGLNYGIDTCWYNPYHRPNTLNLRPTYEIRRLAEVKTLVGVGGSPSVDH; encoded by the coding sequence ATGTCTTATACGCATATTTTATTCGACGCGGATGATACGTTATTTGATTACCCGAAGGCGGAAAACCACGCCTTGAGCCGGACGCTCACGGAGGCGGGAATCCCTTGCACCGACGAAGTGATGAAGGCGTACCAGACCATTAACCAGCAACTGTGGCGCGATTTGGAGCAAGGACTGGTGAAGCAGGCCGCTTTGCGGACAGAACGGTTCGCCAGACTGGTGCAGGAGCTCGGATTAACTCCCTGGACCCAGGTAGAGGAGATCAGTGAGCGTTATTTGGAACTGCTAGGGGAGGGAACCTTCCTGCTCGAAGGCGCTTATGAGCTCTGCCGCGATTTAAACGAAGCCGGGTTTCATCTGGCGATTATCACCAACGGCATCAAAAAGGTGCAGGCAAACCGAATTGCCGGATCGGCATTGGCGAAGATGTTCGAGGCCGTCATCGTTTCTGAAGACACGGGGTATTCGAAGCCGCATCCGGGGATTTTTGACTATGCGTTTGAAGCATTGGGGCTTCGGCCATCGGACAAAAGCCGGGTCTTAATCGTCGGTGATTCGTTGACTTCTGACATGAAGGGCGGTTTGAATTACGGGATCGATACTTGCTGGTATAACCCGTATCACCGCCCGAATACGCTTAATTTGCGGCCAACTTACGAGATTCGCCGCTTGGCCGAAGTCAAGACGTTGGTCGGAGTTGGGGGAAGTCCTTCGGTGGACCACTGA
- a CDS encoding GNAT family N-acetyltransferase encodes MDVRIAPILPSQSSLFFNLFQLYLHDLSAFTGEEPGEDGRFDLANTYLYLEREELHPYFIYCSGKVAGFILVCAPPFVPEEIDFTVQEMFVLHKYRGGKTAETAAFEILRRLKGQIRVEQLQNNAIAVAFWKKIYRKQGISFVETIERVEIEGLPGLHEVLAQTFSL; translated from the coding sequence GTGGACGTTCGAATCGCACCCATTTTACCGTCTCAAAGCTCGCTGTTTTTTAATTTATTTCAGCTGTACTTGCATGATTTATCGGCGTTTACCGGCGAGGAACCGGGGGAAGACGGGCGATTTGATCTGGCGAACACTTACCTTTACTTGGAGCGGGAAGAACTGCATCCTTATTTCATCTATTGTTCGGGGAAAGTAGCCGGCTTCATTCTGGTTTGCGCCCCACCGTTTGTGCCCGAGGAGATCGACTTTACGGTGCAGGAGATGTTCGTGCTTCATAAATATCGCGGAGGAAAAACGGCGGAGACGGCCGCCTTCGAAATTTTGCGGCGCTTGAAGGGCCAAATCCGGGTGGAGCAGCTGCAGAATAACGCCATTGCCGTAGCTTTCTGGAAGAAGATTTACCGGAAACAAGGCATCTCTTTCGTCGAGACGATCGAACGCGTGGAAATCGAGGGGTTGCCCGGCCTCCACGAGGTTCTAGCTCAAACTTTCTCGTTGTAA
- a CDS encoding cupin domain-containing protein codes for MHLFSADRVKFHQKQSPVPEFAWHTSERLAELAGSKHLTFDIRSLDPGKYSFPYHFHRNAEELFVILEGSAMLRMPEGHQEVHAGDILFFEMGPSGAHQLFNHTEKPCKYLDIRTNMGLDVCEYPDSGKINILPYQEVYESAGQVDYFKGEDQVAAKWGAKENGKENE; via the coding sequence ATGCATCTTTTTTCTGCGGACCGCGTGAAGTTCCATCAGAAGCAATCGCCCGTTCCAGAGTTCGCTTGGCATACGAGCGAGCGCTTGGCGGAGCTGGCTGGTTCCAAGCATTTGACGTTTGATATCCGTTCGCTGGATCCGGGGAAGTACTCCTTTCCTTATCATTTTCATCGCAATGCGGAGGAACTCTTCGTCATTCTGGAAGGCAGTGCGATGCTTCGGATGCCGGAAGGGCATCAGGAAGTACATGCCGGGGATATCTTGTTCTTCGAAATGGGGCCCTCGGGGGCGCACCAGCTGTTTAACCATACGGAGAAGCCGTGCAAGTACCTGGATATCCGAACGAACATGGGGCTGGACGTTTGTGAATATCCTGATTCAGGGAAGATCAATATTTTACCCTACCAGGAAGTTTACGAGAGCGCCGGCCAAGTCGATTATTTCAAAGGCGAGGATCAGGTAGCCGCCAAGTGGGGAGCGAAGGAGAACGGGAAAGAGAATGAGTAA
- a CDS encoding GNAT family N-acetyltransferase, whose translation MIEIREIRVDDAERFLKLCLQLDQETKFMLYEPGERTTTAEEQRERIQSILSEVGSTILVAEDQGQLVGYLAVFGGQANRTKHVGYIVVGITQAYSGKGIGTRLFQAAEAWRAQTELTKFELTVMIPNERAVALYKKMGFEVEGVKRNSIRVDGNYVDEYYMGKIFEA comes from the coding sequence ATGATTGAGATTAGAGAAATTCGAGTGGATGACGCTGAGCGTTTTTTGAAACTATGCCTGCAACTGGACCAAGAAACGAAATTTATGCTCTATGAACCGGGAGAACGTACCACGACGGCTGAGGAACAGCGGGAGCGGATTCAATCGATCCTGTCCGAGGTTGGCTCCACGATTCTGGTAGCGGAGGATCAAGGCCAGTTGGTGGGTTATTTGGCCGTGTTTGGCGGGCAGGCAAACCGAACGAAGCATGTGGGTTACATCGTGGTTGGCATCACTCAAGCCTACTCGGGCAAAGGGATAGGAACACGCTTATTCCAGGCAGCTGAGGCATGGCGTGCGCAGACGGAGCTCACCAAGTTCGAGTTAACGGTGATGATCCCTAATGAACGGGCCGTTGCCCTGTACAAGAAAATGGGATTTGAAGTCGAGGGCGTCAAACGAAATTCGATTCGAGTGGATGGAAACTACGTTGATGAGTATTATATGGGCAAAATATTTGAGGCCTAA
- a CDS encoding IS110 family RNA-guided transposase yields the protein MKLFVGIDVSSQELEACFMNADGDKLETLTVKNNLNGASHLRDQIVAAADKLAVTEIHIGLEATSVYSWHPAMYLHQDPALRERKAKVFTLNPKLISKFREAYADMDKTDRLDAWVIADRLRFGRLTTTIVMQEQYVALQRLTRMRFHLVHNLAREKQYFLQNLFYKCNAFTTEVDSSVFGHALMEMLSEKFSLDDIAEMDVADLADYLRDKGRNRFPDPERVARCIQQAARASYRLSKVVEDSIDLVLGTSIESIRSIQKQLKDLDKAIERVLDGIQGAQCLLSVPGIGKVYAAGLLGELGDIERFKDQAAVAKYAGLTWRRHQSGVFEAEDTARIKSGNRFLRYYLVEAANSVRMRDEEFGEYYRKKYHEVPKNQHKRALVLTARKLVRLVDVLLRSGQLYTPRRKVNSAKD from the coding sequence TTGAAGCTTTTTGTCGGTATTGACGTGAGCTCGCAAGAGCTCGAAGCGTGTTTCATGAACGCTGACGGTGACAAGCTTGAGACACTCACCGTCAAAAACAATTTGAATGGCGCCTCGCACTTGCGTGACCAAATCGTCGCTGCAGCGGACAAGTTGGCCGTCACCGAGATTCACATCGGCTTGGAAGCCACTTCCGTCTACAGCTGGCACCCTGCCATGTACCTGCATCAGGATCCAGCGCTTCGAGAGCGCAAGGCCAAGGTGTTCACCTTGAACCCCAAGCTCATCAGCAAGTTCAGAGAAGCCTATGCGGATATGGACAAGACCGACCGGCTCGACGCCTGGGTCATTGCGGATCGCCTGCGCTTCGGCCGCCTGACGACCACCATCGTCATGCAGGAGCAGTATGTCGCCCTTCAACGCCTCACGCGCATGCGTTTCCACTTGGTCCATAACTTGGCTCGCGAGAAGCAGTACTTCTTGCAGAACCTGTTCTACAAGTGCAATGCGTTTACAACCGAGGTCGACAGCTCCGTGTTTGGCCATGCGCTCATGGAGATGCTCTCCGAGAAGTTCAGCCTCGATGACATCGCCGAGATGGACGTGGCCGATCTGGCCGACTATCTGCGGGACAAGGGACGCAATCGTTTCCCCGATCCCGAGCGGGTCGCCCGCTGCATTCAGCAAGCTGCCCGCGCCTCCTATCGGCTGTCCAAGGTCGTGGAGGATTCGATTGACCTGGTGCTCGGCACCTCCATCGAATCCATCCGCAGCATCCAGAAGCAGCTCAAGGATCTCGACAAAGCGATCGAGCGGGTCCTCGACGGCATTCAAGGCGCTCAGTGCTTGCTGTCAGTGCCCGGCATCGGCAAAGTCTATGCAGCCGGTCTGCTCGGCGAACTCGGCGATATTGAACGGTTCAAGGATCAAGCCGCCGTCGCCAAGTACGCGGGTCTGACGTGGCGCAGGCACCAGTCCGGCGTCTTCGAGGCGGAGGACACCGCCCGCATCAAATCCGGCAACCGATTCCTGCGCTACTACCTCGTTGAAGCTGCCAACTCGGTTAGGATGCGCGATGAAGAATTCGGTGAATATTACCGGAAGAAGTATCACGAAGTGCCCAAGAATCAACACAAACGCGCCCTCGTCTTAACGGCAAGAAAACTCGTGCGTCTGGTCGATGTGCTGCTACGCAGCGGCCAACTCTACACGCCTCGAAGGAAGGTGAATAGCGCCAAGGATTAA
- a CDS encoding zinc ribbon domain-containing protein → MIQCPWCGEQVILVGDVCPECKHEVLPEHLEGFPGPVSGDPVDPPRVGDYFDLEEVLKRRFKCSKCGNQEAAVKEVAMTGTGLSKLMDIQHNHYLFVSCLNCGHVEIYDPDVLRGQPSGKFSTILDLLFGG, encoded by the coding sequence ATGATTCAGTGTCCTTGGTGCGGAGAACAGGTCATATTGGTTGGTGACGTCTGTCCTGAATGCAAACATGAGGTGCTGCCTGAGCATCTGGAAGGATTCCCCGGACCGGTATCGGGCGATCCTGTTGACCCTCCTCGGGTTGGGGATTACTTCGATTTGGAAGAGGTGCTGAAGCGTCGGTTCAAATGCAGCAAGTGTGGAAACCAGGAAGCTGCGGTGAAAGAAGTGGCCATGACCGGTACCGGCTTAAGTAAACTGATGGACATTCAGCATAACCATTATTTATTCGTCTCCTGCCTGAACTGCGGTCATGTGGAAATCTACGATCCGGATGTGCTTCGGGGACAGCCATCGGGTAAATTTTCGACGATATTGGACTTATTATTTGGAGGCTAA
- a CDS encoding NUDIX hydrolase: MKRTDVVYLLIPDETRTKVLMVQNENEAWTLPGGAVEPGETLQMAAIREGKEETGLDVEVHGIVAVNEFVHMDNEEHVILLTFRAEITGGELEITRPDEILDIAWVDVERADELMPYYPKGISSIVAKGVEVTYFDEGRI; encoded by the coding sequence ATGAAACGAACGGATGTCGTATATCTGTTAATTCCCGATGAGACGAGAACCAAGGTGCTCATGGTGCAAAATGAAAATGAAGCCTGGACGCTGCCTGGAGGGGCGGTTGAGCCTGGCGAAACGCTGCAGATGGCGGCGATCCGCGAAGGGAAAGAGGAGACAGGGCTGGATGTCGAGGTGCACGGGATCGTGGCCGTCAATGAATTCGTACATATGGACAACGAGGAGCATGTCATCCTGCTGACGTTCCGGGCGGAAATTACGGGTGGCGAGCTTGAGATCACCCGTCCGGACGAGATTTTGGACATCGCATGGGTCGACGTGGAGCGCGCGGACGAACTGATGCCATATTATCCGAAAGGGATTAGCTCCATCGTGGCAAAAGGGGTGGAAGTCACCTATTTCGATGAGGGGCGGATATGA
- a CDS encoding APC family permease, translated as MKQTSSKLQKGIGLPQAIALYIGAVLGSGVLIVPGLAAEMAGPASLLAWGFMTLLILPMALSMGLLSAKYPNAGGVSHFVTLAYGDKAGTLVGWFFLMSVPIGAPVAALTGAGYLTAALGWGEGAKLAVAAAMLAAGLLMNWIGMQLAGKIQIAVVIAIAAVLIFAFGAALPRMESNHFTPFMPNGWLSVGQAASMLFWCFIGWEAVSHLSEEFKDPQKAAIKGVTAAAIIVGILYFLSALATVGTQSYLKGGSESSMVWIISQPLGSWGGIVAGVTGLFICMAGIIAYTGAAARVAYAMSREGNAPKWWNSLSPRFHTPTGSLLFLMFCFTAVMLLYGTGTVSLSTLIQFPNATFILTYMGGCAAGIRLLKGSRTGVVLSWISFAATAVVFPFTGWAMLYPLLIALLFLVIQLRFSRRKATSLDA; from the coding sequence ATGAAACAAACAAGCAGCAAACTCCAAAAAGGAATTGGCCTGCCGCAGGCTATCGCTTTATACATCGGCGCTGTACTGGGCTCTGGTGTGCTCATCGTACCGGGCCTGGCGGCGGAGATGGCCGGACCGGCCTCCCTGCTCGCATGGGGATTCATGACATTGCTAATCTTACCGATGGCATTGTCGATGGGCCTCCTGTCAGCCAAATATCCAAATGCCGGGGGCGTGTCTCACTTCGTCACATTGGCTTATGGAGATAAGGCGGGGACACTGGTCGGCTGGTTTTTCCTCATGTCGGTGCCGATTGGTGCCCCGGTCGCCGCATTAACTGGTGCCGGGTATTTAACCGCTGCGCTGGGTTGGGGAGAAGGAGCCAAGCTGGCCGTTGCTGCGGCGATGCTGGCTGCCGGCCTGTTGATGAACTGGATCGGCATGCAGCTTGCCGGCAAAATCCAGATCGCGGTCGTCATCGCCATCGCCGCTGTATTAATCTTTGCTTTCGGAGCCGCGCTGCCAAGGATGGAAAGCAACCATTTCACCCCGTTTATGCCAAATGGTTGGCTCAGCGTGGGTCAGGCGGCTTCCATGCTGTTCTGGTGCTTTATTGGCTGGGAGGCGGTATCGCACTTGTCCGAGGAGTTTAAGGATCCGCAAAAAGCGGCGATCAAAGGAGTGACCGCCGCTGCGATTATCGTAGGGATCTTATATTTTCTATCTGCGCTGGCCACGGTTGGCACGCAAAGCTACCTGAAAGGCGGCTCGGAGTCTTCGATGGTCTGGATCATCAGCCAGCCGCTGGGCTCCTGGGGCGGCATTGTCGCGGGGGTCACCGGGTTGTTCATTTGCATGGCCGGAATCATCGCTTATACCGGAGCCGCTGCTCGGGTGGCTTACGCGATGTCCCGCGAAGGAAACGCCCCGAAATGGTGGAACTCGTTGTCTCCTCGGTTTCATACGCCAACGGGTTCGCTCTTGTTTCTGATGTTCTGCTTTACGGCAGTCATGCTGCTTTACGGTACCGGGACGGTCTCTCTAAGCACGCTGATCCAGTTTCCGAACGCGACTTTTATTCTGACGTACATGGGCGGCTGCGCTGCGGGAATTCGTCTCCTCAAAGGCAGCCGAACCGGCGTTGTTCTCAGCTGGATTTCGTTTGCGGCTACAGCCGTCGTATTTCCGTTCACCGGTTGGGCCATGCTCTACCCGCTACTTATTGCGCTGCTGTTTCTCGTGATCCAGCTGCGCTTCAGCCGGCGGAAGGCAACTTCACTGGATGCCTAA
- a CDS encoding LysR family transcriptional regulator, whose protein sequence is MESRHLFTFLVVVEAGSFTRAAQQLDYAQSSVTAQIQALEAEIGLPLFDRIGRKIVLTDAGRRLLPYAQEIAKIHEMAKNALHPAAEMAGSLKIGAPESLAAFRLPEVIRHYRQRYPLVQIVLKPGQCWELRDLVRSGELDVAFLLQPEVEDRDLQIETLVHEPMALVAPADHPLSHEAEVVPDQLKDQTILHTESGCSYRTLFERYLNSHGVFPDPNLEFWSIEAIKQCVMSGLGVSFLPLVTVRSELAEGKLVKLNWNDESQRVATQLALHRKKWRSPALEQFVLMIREQAERWREEAAL, encoded by the coding sequence ATGGAATCGCGTCATTTGTTTACATTTTTGGTGGTGGTTGAGGCCGGCAGCTTTACCCGGGCTGCCCAGCAGCTGGATTATGCGCAGTCCAGTGTGACGGCGCAGATTCAGGCTTTGGAGGCAGAAATCGGCTTGCCGTTGTTCGATCGAATCGGCAGAAAAATCGTCTTGACTGATGCGGGCCGGCGGCTGCTTCCTTACGCGCAGGAGATCGCCAAAATCCACGAAATGGCCAAAAATGCGCTGCACCCCGCGGCCGAAATGGCAGGATCTCTTAAAATCGGCGCACCGGAATCCCTGGCCGCGTTCCGATTGCCGGAGGTGATTCGTCATTACCGGCAACGTTACCCCCTGGTGCAGATCGTGCTTAAGCCCGGTCAATGCTGGGAATTAAGGGATTTGGTGCGTTCGGGGGAACTGGACGTGGCCTTCCTGCTGCAACCGGAGGTGGAAGATCGGGATTTGCAGATCGAAACGCTGGTTCATGAACCGATGGCGTTGGTAGCTCCGGCCGACCATCCGTTAAGCCATGAAGCAGAGGTTGTGCCGGATCAACTGAAGGATCAGACGATCCTGCACACCGAAAGCGGCTGCTCTTATCGAACTTTATTTGAGCGTTACTTGAACAGCCATGGTGTTTTTCCCGACCCGAATTTGGAGTTCTGGAGCATCGAAGCGATCAAACAGTGCGTGATGTCCGGGCTGGGAGTCTCCTTCTTACCGCTGGTCACCGTGCGCAGTGAGCTTGCGGAAGGCAAGCTGGTGAAGCTGAATTGGAATGACGAATCGCAGCGGGTGGCGACGCAGTTGGCATTACACCGGAAGAAGTGGCGATCCCCTGCGTTGGAGCAATTCGTCTTGATGATTCGGGAACAAGCGGAGCGATGGCGGGAAGAAGCCGCTTTGTAG
- a CDS encoding amino acid permease has protein sequence MGNGKAGEKGISTFHLTMLGLGTIVGGSFFLGSSVAIKAAGPSILISFILGGLLVYIILYALSEMTAADPVPGSFRTYAERSFGRGIGFITGWVYWVGLILAMSSESIAASTFLREWFPNFPEVAMGMLIIVGITLLNLLGADYLSKLESGLAAVKLLAIVGFIVIGLALIAGWIPGTPAAGLGELRSEAWFPGGIAGIAGSMLIVMFSYSGFEVIGLAASEVENPKKTIPRAINMTLISLLALYIAAIAVILMLYPTQGMVADQSPLVLALTRWGMGWAGTLINIVMITAILSTMLASTFGLARMLRSLAAEGHAPAWLKDRHDIPYKGILFSGAAMLLGLAMGYLLPQQVYLFLVSCGGFSLLFSYFIILASHYRWRRVTPCSPEAACQLPGFPYTSWVGLIGMVAIIVSMPFISGQGTGLVVGLGLTALLAGIYWVKERRNRVPAASGQRPIPAPLMEAAEEITGNRDVREMADEASDSTTVTKKKN, from the coding sequence ATGGGCAATGGCAAGGCTGGCGAAAAAGGAATCTCGACGTTTCACTTAACGATGCTGGGGCTGGGGACGATTGTCGGAGGTTCGTTTTTTCTCGGTTCCAGCGTGGCGATTAAAGCAGCGGGTCCCAGCATTTTGATATCGTTTATTCTGGGCGGATTGCTGGTATACATCATTCTCTATGCCCTCTCGGAAATGACGGCGGCTGACCCGGTGCCGGGCTCGTTCCGGACGTATGCGGAGCGGAGCTTTGGCCGTGGGATTGGCTTTATTACCGGTTGGGTATATTGGGTGGGCTTGATTCTGGCGATGTCCAGTGAATCGATCGCGGCGTCCACCTTTCTCAGGGAATGGTTTCCGAACTTTCCGGAGGTCGCGATGGGCATGCTCATCATCGTGGGGATCACGCTGCTTAATTTGCTTGGGGCCGATTATCTGAGCAAGCTTGAGAGCGGTCTGGCGGCGGTGAAGCTGCTGGCCATCGTCGGGTTCATCGTCATTGGCCTGGCCTTGATTGCGGGCTGGATTCCGGGGACTCCGGCCGCTGGGTTAGGCGAGCTGCGAAGCGAAGCGTGGTTTCCCGGCGGGATTGCAGGGATTGCAGGCAGTATGCTTATCGTGATGTTCAGCTATTCGGGATTTGAGGTGATCGGCTTAGCCGCTTCCGAGGTGGAGAACCCGAAAAAGACGATTCCCCGGGCGATTAATATGACCCTGATCAGTTTGCTCGCCCTCTATATCGCCGCGATCGCCGTGATTCTGATGTTGTATCCGACACAGGGAATGGTTGCGGACCAAAGCCCGTTAGTTTTAGCCTTAACCCGCTGGGGAATGGGATGGGCCGGGACACTGATTAATATCGTGATGATTACGGCGATTCTGTCCACCATGCTGGCTTCGACGTTTGGGCTTGCCCGGATGCTGCGTTCGCTGGCCGCGGAAGGCCACGCCCCCGCATGGCTTAAAGACCGACATGATATCCCGTACAAGGGCATCCTGTTCTCGGGAGCCGCCATGCTGCTCGGCTTGGCGATGGGGTACCTGCTGCCTCAGCAGGTGTACCTCTTTCTAGTCAGCTGCGGCGGATTTTCGCTGTTGTTCTCCTACTTTATCATTTTGGCCTCCCACTATCGCTGGCGGCGTGTAACGCCTTGCTCTCCGGAAGCTGCATGTCAGCTTCCGGGTTTCCCGTATACGTCCTGGGTTGGTCTTATCGGCATGGTCGCTATCATTGTGAGCATGCCCTTTATTTCCGGACAAGGAACTGGTTTGGTGGTTGGATTAGGATTAACTGCGCTGCTCGCCGGGATATACTGGGTGAAAGAGAGACGGAATCGAGTACCGGCTGCGTCCGGTCAACGCCCGATTCCTGCGCCGCTGATGGAAGCGGCCGAGGAGATCACCGGTAATCGCGATGTTCGGGAGATGGCGGATGAAGCATCGGACTCGACGACCGTGACGAAAAAGAAAAATTAA
- a CDS encoding sulfite exporter TauE/SafE family protein — translation MELSVLILLGVIVIFVAGFTQGLTSFGFALIATPILGQIIPLQQTVPIIVILSLCTNGIVFAGCYKHADIRKIWLLILSSLLAAPLGTYLLLFLSADILKLATGVVIVLVAALQLAGKTFPIKRDRLAYLPVGAASGLLNGSISMSGPPVALFLSNQGVGKETFRANISVYGIFLNIMTILTYLYGGLLTPETLHYTAWFVPSMLVGVFVGIRALKKLNEQRFKRIALWLIAASGVWTIIGVLMG, via the coding sequence ATGGAGTTGTCCGTTCTTATCTTGCTTGGAGTCATCGTTATCTTTGTTGCTGGATTTACCCAAGGGCTGACGAGCTTTGGATTTGCGCTGATTGCGACGCCGATTCTGGGTCAGATCATCCCGCTGCAGCAAACCGTACCCATCATCGTGATATTGAGTCTTTGCACCAATGGGATCGTATTTGCCGGTTGCTACAAACACGCTGATATTCGCAAGATATGGCTCCTGATCCTCTCCAGTCTGCTGGCGGCTCCGCTGGGGACGTATCTCTTGCTGTTTCTGAGTGCGGACATCTTAAAGCTGGCAACGGGTGTAGTCATCGTCCTTGTAGCTGCACTGCAGCTGGCAGGCAAGACGTTTCCGATCAAGCGGGACCGATTGGCCTACCTGCCCGTCGGTGCAGCGAGCGGGCTGCTGAACGGCAGCATCTCGATGAGCGGCCCGCCGGTTGCTTTGTTTTTATCCAATCAGGGCGTAGGCAAGGAGACGTTTCGGGCCAATATTTCGGTGTACGGCATTTTCCTGAACATTATGACGATCTTAACCTATCTGTATGGGGGATTGCTGACCCCGGAGACGCTTCATTATACGGCGTGGTTCGTGCCCAGTATGCTGGTTGGCGTATTCGTTGGCATACGTGCGCTGAAGAAGCTCAACGAGCAGCGGTTTAAGCGCATCGCCCTGTGGCTGATCGCCGCTTCCGGCGTCTGGACGATCATCGGTGTTTTGATGGGGTGA
- a CDS encoding GNAT family N-acetyltransferase: MIRLEQAVERDIEGIAHVHIESWKTTYRGLIADEFLDPITQERRVKLWLDIFASLQDDDRIVVGKDGDCVVAFAHGGKCREAELGYEGELYSIYILKEYQGMGLGQQLLNHIINHLRSKGNTSMMAWVLEGNPSIDFYLRMGGKPFSSKEIQIGNEVKREIAIGWSLVE; this comes from the coding sequence GTGATTAGGCTGGAGCAGGCGGTAGAGCGGGACATCGAAGGTATTGCACACGTTCATATTGAAAGCTGGAAAACCACATACCGAGGGTTAATTGCTGATGAATTTCTCGACCCAATCACCCAAGAACGTCGAGTCAAGCTATGGTTAGACATCTTCGCCTCACTTCAGGATGACGATAGAATCGTAGTAGGCAAAGATGGAGATTGCGTTGTTGCCTTTGCCCACGGTGGGAAATGTCGGGAAGCTGAATTAGGTTATGAAGGGGAACTTTACTCCATCTATATTCTCAAAGAATACCAAGGAATGGGTCTAGGACAGCAACTGCTGAACCATATCATCAATCACCTGCGCAGCAAAGGTAATACATCGATGATGGCTTGGGTTTTGGAGGGTAACCCATCAATTGACTTTTACCTTCGCATGGGGGGCAAACCCTTTAGCAGCAAAGAGATCCAGATCGGCAACGAGGTGAAACGCGAAATTGCAATCGGTTGGAGTCTTGTTGAATAG